The window CTGAATCACGCCTGCTAACTGGATTAAGATTCGCCCGTCAGGCGGGGTCGATGGTGTGGGTGGGATCGGTCGTGGGGATCGAAATGGTGAACAGCGCCCCGCCGCCGGGGGCGTTCTCAACGGCGATGCGGCCGTCGTGGGCCTCGATGAGCGAGCGGGCGATGGCCAGGCCCAGCCCCGACGCGCCGTCCGATTGGCGCGCCGTGTCGCCGCGATAGAAGCGGTCGAAGATATGCGGCAGGTCTTCGGCCGGGATGCCGGGGCCATTGTCCTGCACCCGCAACAACAGGTGGCCGTTGGCCCGCGCCGCCGACAGGATGACCCGGCCGCCATCCGGCGTGTGGCGCAGCGCATTGCCGACCAGATTGCCCAAGACTTGCAGCAGCCGATCCGGGTCAACCGACACCGGCTTGACCGCCTCGCCTTCCACGCTGATGGAGATGCCGCGACTTTCGGCCGCCGGCAGATAGGCCAGCGCCGTATGCTCCAGCAGCCCTTGCGGATTGACCGGCCGGCGCATCAACGACAGTTGCCCGGCGTCGGCCAGCGACAGCGTGCGCAAATCCTCGATGAGCCGGTTCAGGTGTTGCGCCTGCACGTGCATCGCCGTGTAGGTCTCCGGCATCCCCGGCAGCTTGCCGTCGGCCAGCGCCTCGGAGTAGCCCAGGATGACGCTCAGCGGCGTGCGCAGATCGTGGGCGATGTCGGCCGTCATCTGGCGGCGCAACTGATTGGAATGGGCCAGATCGGCGCTCATCTGATTGAACGACTGCGCCAGTTGGCCGATCTCGTCGCCGGTGCGCACCGGCACCTGATGGCCCAGGTCGCCGCCGGCCAGCACTTTCGTGGCCGCGGTCAATTCCTGCACCGGGCGGGAGATGGTGCGGGCCAGGATGACGCCCAGCAACAGGGCCAGCCCGGCGGCGGCCACCGCGCTCCACAGGATGGCCCGGTCAACCCCGGCCAGGAAGTCGGCCTCCGGCGTCTCGCGCTCGTTGCCCGCGCCGGGGCGGTTCACGAAGTAGATCGTGCCGACTTCGCTCCCGTCCACTTCGACCGGCAACGCGGTGATGTCGTCATTCCCGGCAGCGACGTTGCCACCGTCGCCCAATCCGTCGGGCAGGTTATTGAAGACGACGTTGCCGTCCCGGTCGATGACCGCGATGGGCGGCTGCATCTTGCCATTCGAGACCGCGCCGTCGCCCTCGCCCTCGCCGCCACCATTGCCATAATCCTGGCCGGGGCCACGTCGCCAATACAGCGAACTCTCGACCCCTTCCCACGTACCGTTGGCGGCGTAGTAGTCGGTTGCATCGGCCAACAGATCGGTCTGATAGCGGTCGATGACAAACTCATTGAACTCCTGGCGGGTCAGGCGGCCGACAAAGGCCGCCACCAGGATCGCCCCGGTGAGGCCGACGACCAAAAAGGCCAGCGTGAGTTTGAGGGCCAGTGAGCGCATGAGCTTTAGACAACCGGCGTCGGGTCGGCCGCCAGCCGGTAGCCGATGCCATAGACGGTGACGACGTAGCGCGGGTTGCGCGGGTCGGGTTCGATTTTGGTGCGCAGATTGCGAATGTGGACGTCGATGGTGCGCTCATAGCCTTCGTAGGCGTCGCCTTGCAGCTTATCCAGCAGCTCCAGCCGCGAAAACACCCGCCCCGGCGAGGACAGCAGGGTCGCCAGCAGGTCGAATTCCGAGGGGGTCAGGTCGGCCGCCGTCGCGCCGACCATCACCGTGCGGCTGCTGCGGTCGAGGGCCAGGTCACCGGCGCGCAACACGGCCGCCGGCGCGGCGCCCGTGTTCTTGTCCAGGCGGCGCAACACGGCGCGGATGCGGGCCGTCAATTCGCGCATACTGAACGGCTTGGTCAGGTAATCGTCGGCGCCCAGTTCCAGCCCCAGCACTTTGTCGCTCTCTTCCACCTTGGCCGTCAGGACGATGATGGGCGCGTCACCCTCGCGGGCATAGGCGTTGATGAAGTCGTAGCCGCTCAGTTCGGGCATCATCAGATCGAGGATGATCAGGTCGGGGCGCTCCTGGCGGGCCACAAAGAGGGCCTCGCGGCCGTTGGCCGCCGTCACCACGCGGAACCCCTCTTGCGTCAGATAGGCTTTCACCATCGTCCGCAAGCTCTCCATGTCATCAACTACCAAAATCGTCTTGCTCATCGTTCGGCCATCACCTGATTTAGGGAATGGGAGCGCAGACCATCTGCGCTCCCTTCATAAAACTTCTCTGCGCTCAACGCATCAGGCGTCGAGACCGGTATCCGTGGTGTCGGGCGTGGTGGTGTCGGGGGTCGTAGAATCGGGCAGCGCGAAGCCGTCGGAGCCACGGCCATGATGACCGCCGCGTCCGCGTCCGCCGCCGCCGTGCAACCCGCCATGCCCAAACAAGCCAAAGCTGTCGCCGGCCAGGATCGCGTCGGCCTGCGCCTGGGTAATCACGCCATCGGCGACGGCCTGTTGCACGGCCGCTTCATACGCCGCCTGGGCGTTTGCCATTAAGGTAGCCGAATCGATGCCTTGCGCGGTCATCAGATCGGCCAGTGACTGTCCGCCGGCCAAAGCCGCTTCCAGTTCGTCAACCGTCAGGCCGAGAGCCTCGGCCAGGATGGCATTCTTGTCGATGGCGCTCTTGAGCGCTCGCCGCGCCAGAATGTCATCCGCCTGTTCCTGAGTCAATTGGCCCGCGGTCACCGCGTCGGCCAATGCCGCGCCGTAGGCTCGTTCCTGGGCGTCGGCCAGTTCATCGACGGTGATGCCCAGCGCCTCGGCCAGATAGCTTAGCCAATCGCTGTCGCCATCCGAACGGCCCAAGCCGCCCCAATGGCCGAACCCGCGCAGGCTGGGCGCCGCGGTGGCGTCCTCCTGGGCCGGCGTCGTCGCTTCGGGCGTCGCATCCTGGGCCAGGGCGATGCTGCCGATGAGGGCCAACAACAAAACCAGTACACTACCCATTAGTAGGAGCGACCATTTTCTTTGTTTATCCATTAACGATTCTCCTGCTAGTTCCGGGCGCAAGTGTTGGGTGTCAGGCCGTGCGCTCGGTGTTCCGGCCGTAACTATCCATAGCTTACCGGCCAACTGTTCAGAAGTTGTTAAGAAGAGTTAGGAGAATTGTTAAACGGCGCGGCCTGCTAGAAGTAGTCGGCGGGCGGTGAGTCCTTCTGGCTCAGGAACCACGCCTGGCTGCTAAAGAGCGGGCCATCGCCGTCGAGCAGGTAGCGGCGCGGGATGTAGCGGCCGTCGCTTTGCAGAATGTGGCTCTTGGCCGTGTCGCGCAGAGAGACGGCCAGCACGTTCTCCATGATGTGGCTTTGCATGGCCGGGTCCTCGATGGGGAACAGCACCTCGACCCGCCGGTCCAGATTGCGCGGCATGATGTCGGCGCTGCCCATGTAGAGGGACGGGCTGCCGTCGTTATGGAAGTAGTAGATGCGCGAATGCTCCAGGAAGCGGCCGACGATACTCATCACCTGGATGTTATCGCTGATGCCCTTGATGCCCGGCCGCAGACCGCAGACGCCGCGAATGATCAGATCGATCTTCACGCCCGCCTGCGACGCCTTGTAGAGGTTGCGGATGAACTCGCCGTCGACCAGCGAGTTGCACTTGATGATGATGCGCCCGTTCGGCCCCAGCTCCGTCTCGCGGCGGATGAACTCCAGCAGGCGCGGCCGGATGCTGACCGGGGCCACCAGGAACTTGCGAAACGATTCCTGGCGCGAATAGCCGGTCAGGAAGTTGAACAGATCGCTGGCGTCGTCGGCCAGCGTCTCGTCGTGGCTCATAAAGCCGAAATCGGTGTAGAGCCGGGCCGTGGTGCTGTTGTAGTTGCCGCTGGAGAGATGGACGTAGCGGCGGATGCCTTCGCGCTCGCGGCGCACGATGAGCGTCACCTTGCAATGGGTCTTCAGGCCAATCAATCCATAGGCCACGTGGACGCCCACGCTTTCCAGTTCCTGCGCCCAATGGATGTTGGTCTCCTCGTCGAAGCGGGCCTTTAGTTCGACCACGGCCGCCACCTGCTTGTTGTTGAGCCGCGCCTTCTTGAGCGCCTCCACCACCGGCGGGTTGCCGCCCACGCGGTAGAGCGTCGTCTTGATCGCCAGCACGTCGGGGTCGTCGGCGGCCACCTCCAGCAGGTTGACGACCGGCGCGAAACTATCATAGGGGTGATGCAGCAGAATATCGCGCTGGCGCAGGACGCTGAAAATGCTGCCGCGCACATTCTGCAACGGCGGCGGCGTGCTGGGCGTGAAGGGACGATCCTTCAGGTCGGGTCGATCCAGCCGGTGCAGCTCCCACAAGCTGCTGAGACCCAGCGGGCCGTTGGTAGTGTAGACGTCGTAGGAATCGACTTCCAGATTGGAGATGAGGATGTTGCGCACCTCGGTGGGCATACTTTCGTCGATCTCCAGGCGCACGACCGTGCCGAAATGGCGCTGGCGCAGGTTGTCTTCCATCATCAGCAGCAGATCGTCGGCCTCCTCCTCCTGCAACTCCATGTCGCTGTTGCGCGTCACCCGGAAGGGATAGGCGGCCACGATCTCCATGCCCGAAAAGAGACGATCCAGATTGGCGGCGATGATCTCCTCCGACCAGACGAACTTCTGCACCGCGGGCGTGGAAAGCTGGTCGGGGTCGAAGCGCTTCAGCGGCACCAGCCGGGGCAGGGGCGGCGGAACCTTGACGCGGGCGAAATGCAGTTCGCCGGTTTTGGGGTTGCGCACCTGGACGGCCAGGTTGAGACTGAGGTTGGAGATATGGGGAAACGGCCGGCTGGGGTCAGAGGCAAACGGCGTCAGCACCGGGAAGATCTCGCGCTCGAAATAGAGGCGCAGCTTGTTGCGTTGCGACTTGGTCAGCTCCTCGTAGCGCAGGACGTGGATGTTGGTTTCCGCCAGCTTGGGATAGAGTTGCTCGCGCCAGATGACGTTCGACTCGGCGAAGAGTTGGGTCAACGTGCGATGGATATTCGCCAGTTGTTCGCGCGGCAGCAAGCCGTCGGGCGAGGTCGTGGTCAGGCCCAACTTGAACTGCTGCTTCAGCCCGGAGACGCGCACCATGAAAAATTCATCCATATTGCTATGGAAGATCGCCAGAAACTTGACCAGTTCCAGCAGCGGGTGCTCGGCCTGCGTCTCGTGCAACACGCGGCGATTGAACTCGATATTGCTGAGTTCGCGGTTGATGTAGAGGCTGGGGTCGCGCAGATCCATCACCGGCGCGGGCGGCGCGGCGGTCTGCTTCGCGCCCGGCTTTGTACCCGGCTTCTCGGCCGGCTTATCGCCCGGCTTCGTGACTGGTTTCTCGGCCGGCTTCTCGCCCGGCTTCTCAGCCGCCGACTTACGTTTTTCCTGTACCGGATTGGAAGTCACACCGTCCGCCATAGCTCCTCCAACGTTAGCCTCGCCGCTTAAAGTGCGCTACTCTTCGACCAAATGAGTAAAATCCTATTATACATAATTCTCATTGCGATGGGAACCGCCGGTTGCACAGCCACCCCCACCCAACCTTCCCCCCTCCCCACCATTGACCTGGCCGTTCCGCCGCCCACGCCGCCGATCGCCTCGCCGTCCGGGGCGATCAACCCGCCGCTAAGCGGCCTGCAACCCACGCCGACGTTGGCCGCGCTGACCGACGGTTCCCTGCCCACGGCGGCCACCGGCGGGACGAACCCGCAACCGCCGCCGACCGCGACCACCGCCCCGGCCGTGATTGACCCCGCCGCCGCGGCGAACGCCCAATACACGCTGTCGGCCGCGCCGGGCGTGCCGGCCGATCTTGTCGCCGCCGCCCAGGCCGTGGCCGCCGCCAATCCTGATCTTTTCGCCTGGGTCGAGGGCGACCCGGCGGCCGACGTGCGCCTGACGGTCAACGACGGCGCGCCGCTGGCCCATTGGCTCTACGTCGTCGCCGCCCCCTTTGCCACCGTGGCCGACGACACCACCTGGCCGGCCGTCACCGCCGGCTGGGCCTCCGGCGCGTCCGAACTGGGCCGGCTCATGGTTGACCCAACCACCGATGCCGCCCTGAGCGCCGTCTGGGGGCCGTCGGGCGGCGCAGAGATCGTGAGCGATGTCCTCATCGCCGACGACTTCATCGGCGCGGTCTGGGCTGCCCGGCCGGCATGGATCATCGTGCCCTTTGAGCAATTGCGGCCGGAATGGAAGGTGATTCGCCTCGACGGCCGCTCGCCCCTGACCCACGACTTCAGCGGCGACGGCTACCCGCTGGCCCTGCCCATGACCGTGACCGGCAACGCAGCGGCGGTCGAGGAATTCCTGGCCCATTGGGCCGGCCCGGCCACCAACCGCGACCCGGCCAAACTGACCCGCGTCGCCATGAGCGGCGTCACGGCCCTGGTGCGGGCCACGGCGGCCGAGATGGAAGAAAACGGCATCCTCTGGCCGGGCGAGGAGGTCGGCCCGGTGTTGCAAGCGGCCGACATCGCCCACGTCAGCAACGAAGTGTCGTTCGCCGCCGATTGCCCCTTCCCCGATCCCTTTGGCGGCACGACCTTTTGCTCGCGCGACCCGTATTTCGAGCTACTGACCCATCTGGGCATCGACGTGATCGAACTGACCGGCAACCATCTGAACGACTACGGCCGCGACCCGCTGTCGCGCTCGCTGGATATGTATGCCGCGGCGGGGATGCAGTGGTTCGGCGGCGGGCGCGACCTGGCCGACGCCGGGCGGGCGGCCGTGTTCGAGCACAACGGCAACCGCATCGCCTTTGTGGGCTGCAACCCCGTCGGCCCGCCCAACGATTGGGCCTTGGCCGACGCCGCCGGCTCCCGCCCCTGTGGCGACGACCTGACGGCCCAGATCGCCCAACTGCGGGCCGAGGGCTATACCGTCCTGGCGACGCTGCAATACATCGAGCATTACCTCTACAACGCCCCGCCCGACCAGCAGGCGGCCTTCTCGGCGCTGGCCGCGGCCGGGGCCAATGCCGTCTCCGGCAGCCAGGCCCACCACGCCCAGGGCTTCGCCTTCGAGAACGGCGCGTTTATCCACTACGGGCCGGGCAATCTCTTCTTCGACCAGATGGACATGATGGGCACGCGCCAGACGTTCGTCGATACTTACGTGGTCTACGACAACCGGCTCATCGGCGTGGAGCTATGGACGGGGCTGATCGAGAGTTGGGCCAGGCCCCGCCTGATGACGCCCGAAGAGCGCGCCGACCTGTTGCAGACCGTCTTTCAGGCCAGTGGCTGGTAGACCTCTGAGGTCTAAACGCGGTTGCGCGCCGCCGAATTTATGCTAAAATCAGCCTTCGTTACGGGCAGATTTCACATCCCCATAGCCGTAGTTTCTTAGCCTCCTTAGCTCAACTGGCAGAGCAAGCGACTCTTAATCGTTAGGTTGTGCGTTCGAGCCGCACAGGAGGCATTGGTGTGAATCAGACCTGACAGGCAACTGTCAGGTCTTTTTATTCTCCAGCAGCGCGGCCTCATCGTGCCGCCCCTGTTCCCGCAGCACCCTCACCAGCAGGCGATAGGCGTGGGGTAGCTCGCGCCAGCGGCCGAGCAGCCGCGCGTCTTCGGCGGTGGCGATCACCTGGCGCAGCGTGGCCTCGGCCGCCGGGTAGTGCTCCTGGGCCAGCAGCGCCTCGCCCATCGCCAGCCGGCAGCGCAGGCGCAAATAGCGGCTGCCGGTGGCCTCGGCCAGCGCCGCGGCCTCTTCCAGGTAGTCGCCGGCGGCGGCATTTTCCCCCAGACGACAGGCGGCCAGCCCCAGCCGGCGCAGCGTCTCGGCCGCGGCCTGTTGGTCGCCCTCGGCCCGTTGCCCGGCCAGCGCCTGCTGGAGTAACGCGCGGGCCTCGGCGGCGTGGCCCAGTTCCAGCGCCAACCAACCCCGGTGGGCCAGCACGTAGGCGGCATCGGCCGGGCGATGGCGCTCGGCCGGCGTATCGCTCAACGCCGCCAGTTCGGCCAAAGCCGCCCGCCCTTCTTCATCGTCATCGCCGGCCGGGGCATGAAGCGCCAGCAGCGCCAGACCGTAGGCCGTCTCGCGCGGCGCGTCCAGCGCCCGGCCGCGCTCCACGGCGGCGTGGGCGGCGCGGACGGCGGCGCGGGCATCCCCCCGCAGACCGGCCGCCTCGCTCTGCAAGAGCAGCGCCCGCACCACTTCCAGTTCGGCCCCGCCCAGGCGGGCCAACTCCTCGGCGCGGACCGCCACCGCCGCCGCCTGGATGCCGTCGTCCAGTTCCAACAGCACGGCCGCCTGAGCGTTTTCGGCGCGCGCCTGGGCCAACAGGTTACCATCACGTTGCGCGCTGTCGTGCATGGCCCGATAGGTGTCCAGCGCCTCGACCAGCCGCCCTTCCTGCCACAGGGCGCGCCCCAGCCGGTTCAGCACCGCCAGGCGGGTATCGAGGTGTTGCGGTTGATCCTTCAGCAACTCCAGCACCTTGCGGTAATAGCCGATGGCCGGGCCGATCTTGAATTGTTCGGCGGCGCGGCCGGCGGCGATCTCGTAGTGGTGGGCGGCGTCGGCGGCGCGACCGGCGGCCTCGTAATGCTGGGCGATGGGCGCGGCGTATTCGGCCGCCCGGTCGGCGCTCTGGGTTTCCAGCCAGCGCGCCGCCTGCAAGTGGTAGATCAGCCGGTCGCGCAACAGGACGCTCTCGTAGGCCACCTCGCGCAAGACGGCGTGTTTGAACAGGTACGCCGGGCCGCCGGGCAGCGCGGTCGCCGACGCGCGATAGATCATATCGCGCCGCGCCAGTGCCTCGAGGGCGGCGGCCACCTGCGCCTCGGCCAGCGGGAAACGGGCTACGGCGTTCATCTGTTGCACCGCCTCGGCCCAGAAATCATCGCCGATGACCGCCGCCTGCTGCAACGTGACGCGTTCGATTTCGGGCAGCCGGTCGAGCCGGGCCTGGAGCACGCCGGTCAGCGTGGCCGGCACGCGCAGGCGGGTCAGTTCGCGCGGCCGCACGTGCCACGCCTCGTCGGTGGGAATGATGACCCCGTCCTCGATGAGCACCCGCACCAGTTCCTCGACGTAGAACGGGTTGCCCGCCGCCGATTGAACGATCAGGTCCGACAGGGCCGGCGGTATCTGCGGCAGCTTGCGCAGGATGGTGAGCACCAATTCGCGGCTGTCGGCCTCGCTCAGCGGCGACAGCGGCAGGGTCTCGGCCGCGCCGGCCGCCGCCCCCGGCCAGGCGCGGCGCTCGAACAGCATCGGCCGCGTCAGACAGATGATCAACAAGGGGGCCTCTGCCGTCAGCGCCGCCAGCCGTTGCAACAGATCCAACGAATCCTCATCGGCCCAATGGATGTCCTCCACAAAGAAGACGGTCGCCGCCGAACGCCGGCTGACGGCCTGGAAATAATCCAGCAGGGTGGTGACGGCCCGCTCGCGGTGGGTGCTGTCCTCCGGCCCGGCCCAGTCGCGCAGCGGTGCGGCGGGCAGGCTCAGGCCGGTCAGTCGGCCGATCGCCAGCGCCCGGTCGCGCAAGCCGGCGCTACGGGTGACGCGCCGCGAGGGCGGCAGATTCGCGGCCAGACCGGCGACGATACGCTCCTGAATCGTTGCCGCGCGGTCGTTCTCGGCGATGCCGAAATGGCGGATGAGCATATCGCGCACCAGACCATAGGGCACCTGGGTCAACCGCTGCTCGGCCCGCCCCTGAAACAGCGTCGGCTTCAGCGGAAACTCGTCGAGGCGGCGGTGGAATTCGCGCAACAGGCGCGATTTGCCCACGCCCGCGTCGCCCACGATGGTGATCAGCCGGCCGCGCCCCGTCTGCGCCGTCTCTTCCAGCGCGGCCCGCAGTGCGGCCATCTCCGGCTGGCGGCCGATCATCGGCACGACGACGCCCTCGACCCCCTCGCTGCCGGTGAAGAACAGGCGCGGCTGGGGGCCGACGACGCGATAGACAATGACCGGCGTCTGCCGCCCCTTCACCACCACTTCGCCAAGCGGGGCAACGAGGAAGGAGTGGCGCACCAGCCGGTAGGTATCCTGCGAGATGTAGATGCCCGCCTCGCCCGTGGCGTCCTTCAGCCGGCTGGCGACGTTGACCGCGTCGCCGATGACCGTCTGGTCGGCGTCGGAACCCACGCGCCCCAGCGAGACCTGGCCGGTGTTGATGCCCACCCGGATGATCGGCCGCCCCGCCCGGTCGCCGTCACCGAACCGCTCCGGGTCGAGCTCCACCAGTTCGTCAATCGCCTCGCGCAGGGCCAGCCCGCATTGCACCGCCCGCTCGGGATCGTTCTCGCGGGCCAGCGGCGCGCCGAAGATGCCCATGACGACATCGCCCATGTGTTTATCGACGATGCCGCCGTGGCTATAGATGATCTCGTCCAGACGCCGCCAAAGCAGATCGATCTGGCGCAATTTTTCCGTGTTGGGGGCCGTGCTCAGCCGGGTCAGGCCGTCGATGGCGGCGAAGAGGATGGTCACCTGCTTGCGCTGCTCGCTCGGCTCGGCCGCCGCCGGGGGCGCGCCGAGCGGCAGGGGGGCCGTGCGCGCTCTCTCGCGCAAGACGGCCAGTGTCGTCGCCACGACCGTCTCGCCCAAACGGGCGCGTTCGGCCGATAGGACGGCGATCGCTTCCTGGAGTTGCGTGCGGTCGAGCATGATCGGCCCCTAGACGACCACTGCCGGCGCGTCGCTGTGGCCGCGGCCGGCGGCGGCCTGGGCCTGGTCGCCGGCGGCGGCGAAATGGCCGGCGATCATGGCGTCGATGGAGATCCAGGCACTGAAGCGCGCGCTGTGGCGGTTGGCAATGAGCCAGCGCGCCGCGCCGAGATGCAAGGCGCGACGCTGACCGGCCGTCAACCCGGCATAGGCCACCTCGCGCACCGAATCGCGCCGGAATGCGTAAGCCTGCGACGCCGGAAAGTTGTAGACGTCATCGGCGGCCAGATATTCCTTCGCTTCCAGACTGAGCAAGGCCGCTTCCAGTTGCGCGGCGTCCAGGCCGATGGCCGGCTCCATCTCCAACAAGGCGATGTCCCAACACAGCGGCCGAAAGACCGACGCCGCCTGCAACACCCGGCGCTCCGCTTCCGGCAATTCGGCCAGGCGGGCGGCGATGAGCGCGGCCAGCCCGGCCGGCAGATGGCTCTCCTCGACGCGGGCCATATCGATCCGCCAGCGGTCGCCAACGGTGATGACGCCCCGGTCGATGAGCCACTGGATGAACGTTTCGATGTAGAGCGGGTTGCCGCCCGACTCGACCACCACCAGGTCGAGCAGTCGCATCGACGGCGCGCCCAGCGGCTGCAAGATTTCCGTCGCCATGAGCCGGCTATCGACGGCCGACAGAGGCTCCAGGTCCAGCCGCTCCATCGGCGCGAACATATCTAACTCCTTGCCCAACCAGGGCAGCGTGATTTCGGGGTCGGTCGCCGGGGCCACCGTCGCCAGGCCCAGGATGAGCAGCGGCCCGGCCTCGCCCGCCTCCACCAGGCGCTCCACCAAGGCCAAAGACTGCGCGTCGGCGCGGTTTAGCCCCTCCAATATGGCGATGGCCGGGCCGGCGGCGGTGGTCGCCTGGAGCAGCGGGGTGAAGACGGCCAGCGCCTCCTCCACCGGGACGGCGGCGGCCGTTTTCACGTCGAGCAGCTTTTCCAGCAAGTCGATCGCCCGTGCCGATAGGTCGAGGTCACGGCCGGGCCGGCCATCGCCTCCGGCCGTTTCGGGGTCGGCCAGGCCGTGGCGCAATTTCCAGGCGATGAGGTTGGCGCTGTGTTGCGGGCGAATGGCGAAGCGCCGCAATAGCAAATCGCGCACCAGGGCGTAGGGGAAATCGCGGGCCGAACCCAGCGTGCCGGCGCGCAGCACGGTCGAAACGCCCACCATGCGGGCGCGGTTCTCGAATTCGTAGGCCAGGCGGGATTTGCCGGCCCCCGGCGGGCCGATGATGGTCACCAGTTGCGGGGTGCGGCTGTCGGCCGCCGTTTGCAGTGCCCCTTCCAGCCGGCTGATCAGACCGGTGCGGCCCACGCGCCGCGTCATCTGCCCGGCCACCGTGCCCGGCGTGTAGCCCGTGGCCGGCGGCCGTTCGCCCG is drawn from Candidatus Promineifilum breve and contains these coding sequences:
- a CDS encoding sensor histidine kinase, which translates into the protein MRSLALKLTLAFLVVGLTGAILVAAFVGRLTRQEFNEFVIDRYQTDLLADATDYYAANGTWEGVESSLYWRRGPGQDYGNGGGEGEGDGAVSNGKMQPPIAVIDRDGNVVFNNLPDGLGDGGNVAAGNDDITALPVEVDGSEVGTIYFVNRPGAGNERETPEADFLAGVDRAILWSAVAAAGLALLLGVILARTISRPVQELTAATKVLAGGDLGHQVPVRTGDEIGQLAQSFNQMSADLAHSNQLRRQMTADIAHDLRTPLSVILGYSEALADGKLPGMPETYTAMHVQAQHLNRLIEDLRTLSLADAGQLSLMRRPVNPQGLLEHTALAYLPAAESRGISISVEGEAVKPVSVDPDRLLQVLGNLVGNALRHTPDGGRVILSAARANGHLLLRVQDNGPGIPAEDLPHIFDRFYRGDTARQSDGASGLGLAIARSLIEAHDGRIAVENAPGGGALFTISIPTTDPTHTIDPA
- a CDS encoding response regulator transcription factor, translating into MSKTILVVDDMESLRTMVKAYLTQEGFRVVTAANGREALFVARQERPDLIILDLMMPELSGYDFINAYAREGDAPIIVLTAKVEESDKVLGLELGADDYLTKPFSMRELTARIRAVLRRLDKNTGAAPAAVLRAGDLALDRSSRTVMVGATAADLTPSEFDLLATLLSSPGRVFSRLELLDKLQGDAYEGYERTIDVHIRNLRTKIEPDPRNPRYVVTVYGIGYRLAADPTPVV
- the ppk1 gene encoding polyphosphate kinase 1, coding for MDLRDPSLYINRELSNIEFNRRVLHETQAEHPLLELVKFLAIFHSNMDEFFMVRVSGLKQQFKLGLTTTSPDGLLPREQLANIHRTLTQLFAESNVIWREQLYPKLAETNIHVLRYEELTKSQRNKLRLYFEREIFPVLTPFASDPSRPFPHISNLSLNLAVQVRNPKTGELHFARVKVPPPLPRLVPLKRFDPDQLSTPAVQKFVWSEEIIAANLDRLFSGMEIVAAYPFRVTRNSDMELQEEEADDLLLMMEDNLRQRHFGTVVRLEIDESMPTEVRNILISNLEVDSYDVYTTNGPLGLSSLWELHRLDRPDLKDRPFTPSTPPPLQNVRGSIFSVLRQRDILLHHPYDSFAPVVNLLEVAADDPDVLAIKTTLYRVGGNPPVVEALKKARLNNKQVAAVVELKARFDEETNIHWAQELESVGVHVAYGLIGLKTHCKVTLIVRREREGIRRYVHLSSGNYNSTTARLYTDFGFMSHDETLADDASDLFNFLTGYSRQESFRKFLVAPVSIRPRLLEFIRRETELGPNGRIIIKCNSLVDGEFIRNLYKASQAGVKIDLIIRGVCGLRPGIKGISDNIQVMSIVGRFLEHSRIYYFHNDGSPSLYMGSADIMPRNLDRRVEVLFPIEDPAMQSHIMENVLAVSLRDTAKSHILQSDGRYIPRRYLLDGDGPLFSSQAWFLSQKDSPPADYF
- a CDS encoding CapA family protein, which produces MGTAGCTATPTQPSPLPTIDLAVPPPTPPIASPSGAINPPLSGLQPTPTLAALTDGSLPTAATGGTNPQPPPTATTAPAVIDPAAAANAQYTLSAAPGVPADLVAAAQAVAAANPDLFAWVEGDPAADVRLTVNDGAPLAHWLYVVAAPFATVADDTTWPAVTAGWASGASELGRLMVDPTTDAALSAVWGPSGGAEIVSDVLIADDFIGAVWAARPAWIIVPFEQLRPEWKVIRLDGRSPLTHDFSGDGYPLALPMTVTGNAAAVEEFLAHWAGPATNRDPAKLTRVAMSGVTALVRATAAEMEENGILWPGEEVGPVLQAADIAHVSNEVSFAADCPFPDPFGGTTFCSRDPYFELLTHLGIDVIELTGNHLNDYGRDPLSRSLDMYAAAGMQWFGGGRDLADAGRAAVFEHNGNRIAFVGCNPVGPPNDWALADAAGSRPCGDDLTAQIAQLRAEGYTVLATLQYIEHYLYNAPPDQQAAFSALAAAGANAVSGSQAHHAQGFAFENGAFIHYGPGNLFFDQMDMMGTRQTFVDTYVVYDNRLIGVELWTGLIESWARPRLMTPEERADLLQTVFQASGW
- a CDS encoding ATP-binding protein, which codes for MLDRTQLQEAIAVLSAERARLGETVVATTLAVLRERARTAPLPLGAPPAAAEPSEQRKQVTILFAAIDGLTRLSTAPNTEKLRQIDLLWRRLDEIIYSHGGIVDKHMGDVVMGIFGAPLARENDPERAVQCGLALREAIDELVELDPERFGDGDRAGRPIIRVGINTGQVSLGRVGSDADQTVIGDAVNVASRLKDATGEAGIYISQDTYRLVRHSFLVAPLGEVVVKGRQTPVIVYRVVGPQPRLFFTGSEGVEGVVVPMIGRQPEMAALRAALEETAQTGRGRLITIVGDAGVGKSRLLREFHRRLDEFPLKPTLFQGRAEQRLTQVPYGLVRDMLIRHFGIAENDRAATIQERIVAGLAANLPPSRRVTRSAGLRDRALAIGRLTGLSLPAAPLRDWAGPEDSTHRERAVTTLLDYFQAVSRRSAATVFFVEDIHWADEDSLDLLQRLAALTAEAPLLIICLTRPMLFERRAWPGAAAGAAETLPLSPLSEADSRELVLTILRKLPQIPPALSDLIVQSAAGNPFYVEELVRVLIEDGVIIPTDEAWHVRPRELTRLRVPATLTGVLQARLDRLPEIERVTLQQAAVIGDDFWAEAVQQMNAVARFPLAEAQVAAALEALARRDMIYRASATALPGGPAYLFKHAVLREVAYESVLLRDRLIYHLQAARWLETQSADRAAEYAAPIAQHYEAAGRAADAAHHYEIAAGRAAEQFKIGPAIGYYRKVLELLKDQPQHLDTRLAVLNRLGRALWQEGRLVEALDTYRAMHDSAQRDGNLLAQARAENAQAAVLLELDDGIQAAAVAVRAEELARLGGAELEVVRALLLQSEAAGLRGDARAAVRAAHAAVERGRALDAPRETAYGLALLALHAPAGDDDEEGRAALAELAALSDTPAERHRPADAAYVLAHRGWLALELGHAAEARALLQQALAGQRAEGDQQAAAETLRRLGLAACRLGENAAAGDYLEEAAALAEATGSRYLRLRCRLAMGEALLAQEHYPAAEATLRQVIATAEDARLLGRWRELPHAYRLLVRVLREQGRHDEAALLENKKT